AATTCAACCCTTAATCAAGAAGCTAGAAAAGTTTCCGATCGTCGGACGCATCGAGGATCCCATTGTCACCACGGATCGATCCGGATGGAGACGTCTGCGCGCGAAAACAAAGTTACCTCTTCTGGTGCATCACGGCCCGGCGGATTTTATGATCGACGGCCTCTGCGACGGACTGATGGCGGGGCATGCGCCGATCGGTGCCGCGGCAAAGGCGGCGGCGGTGGCCGAGGCAACCGAGCTCCCCATCATGCTCCAGCAGTGTGGCGGCACGATTAACCAGTCTTTTCTCGCCCACGAGGCGGCGGTCTTCAAGATGGCCGCGATCGACCATGTCAACCTGGCGCACCTATGGGCTGACGATGTTACCGTGGAGCGAATGCCGGTCGTCGACGGACACGTCACCGTGCTTGAAGAGCCGGGGCTCGGTTTGACGATCGACAAAAAAAAGCTTAAGCAGTACGCTCGCAAACGAGCGCCTGCTCAAAAGCCCTTTTTGGTTCGCATTCGCTATCAAAGTGGCCTCACAATCCTCTGCCGCCACGATCCCAAACCTGGCTCACAGGACAATCTTCGCCTGCTGGAACGTCTGTTGGGTAAGCCGATTCCGGGGCCCACTCCCGGCTATGACAACGACGTCGCGACCGACTTTTGGGACGATGTGGACTCTCCCGAGTTCCAGCAGCGGTGGAAGGAGACAGAGACTGGGCCGCTGGTCATTGGTTCTTGACGTTATCGGTCTCCAGGAAGGTGCGATCCCTGTCAAATCGTGCACCGCAGGTTTCAAAAGATGTTCCAGGACGTAACCCCATCGGCTTTTTTTGCACGTTTGCTTTTAGAAGATTCGTGTGCGGGCCGTGGTAGGTCTTAAGCATCAGCTGATCAGGGCAGATCGGCCAGTACCGCGGATGCCCTACGCCCCTGCTCGCTATCTGGATCTCGCCTTGAGATTCGTTCTAGGTGGTGCTTTGCCTTACGGTCGCCTGCGCGCGCCAGTTCCATCGCTTCATCGAATCCATGATTGGAGTATGACGCATCTCGAGGAACGACCGGGTTGTCAAGCTCTTGCCAGTAATACTTTCCTTCGTCGGATGACCAGCCTCGATATACATCCTCCCATGAGATTGGACTGAAGTTGCTCAGGTGCGGTGTCAGCATGTGCTCGGCGATTGGGTCCCCGACGCGCTGATACCTGTTGTCCAGTGATACGCGAAGTCGATCTTCGGTTAAATTAGGAAGTGCTTGATGAACGGTTAACGCTGGGAAAATCAGCGTGTCGCCGATCTCGTAATCCGTCGATCTCCAGTCACCTCCCAATTCGGCATGTTCGTCGGAGTTGAGATGAAGGCTACCGGCTCCCAATGAAAAATGATGCTCCAGGACTCGACGGACCTTGTGCGAGCCTCGAAGCACGGCAAGTCCGCCGAGTTCGCGAGGACAATCGCCCACGGGTGCCCAACAGGTCAGATTACGAAATGTACCCTGGAAATGCACGAAGTCTTGATGCACCGGAGTTGTGTGGTCCGTGTACTTGGGGAACCAGAGCCGAGCCACTTTTTGAGGTTGCGGCATGACTTCACAATCCATGATTTGCCGTAGCAGATGCATCACTTCCGGCCAGTGGCCTGACTGGTGGAATGATTGAAGTTTATACACCTTGTGATAAACCTCCGTGTACTCCAGGTCACCCTCGGTACACCGTGCGTTTAGGTTTACGATTCCTTCACTGGGATCTGTACCGGGGATGAGCCAGCCGCCTTGCTGCATGACAGTCAACATTTCGCGCCGCAGCTGACGCAGCTTATCTGGATCTTGCAGCTGGCGAAAAAAAAGATAACCGTCTTCATCCATTCGTTTCTGCAGCTCCACGCCGTCGTTCTCTGCGTCGTTCGACGCACGCAGCTCTTTGAAATTAGGAACCACTTCTTCTCCCTTATTTTTACTGTCCGTCAAACACAATTCTGTCGGTGACAACCCGATCCTACGTTGTCCTAGCAGTCGCTACGAGTCGCTTTGATTGCTTCGCTCCAGGTCTGTGAAATACACGAGCGAACGACGTATGCCATCCCGCAACGTCGTCAAAGGCATTTTGGGAAACGCCTGACGCGTGGCCTCGTCATCAAGATCACAGACAAATAGATTTGCGACGACGCCATCGTCAATATCCACGTCCACCGGTGAAATCTCAAGTTCCGCAGCTACGTCTCGCACGATCCGTAAAAACTCTGTTCCCTCAACGGTCTGGCCACGCAAATTGAACACGCCGTAACCGTCAAATGGTTCGATCGCCGCCTGTCCGAAACCAGCTCCCACATCGTCCACGAAATGATAATGCTCGCGGCCCTCGTAGGGTATGCGAAACGGGCGACCTGCGGCCACGGCCTTCAGCGCGGTCGTTGGTGCAGCGGTTAGGCCCTGATCACGACCCGGTCCGTACGTCGTTGCTAGACGAAGACTGACGGTGGCAATTCCCGTCTCGTGATGAAAGGCCTGGGCCATTCCTTCACCCGCCACCTTCCAGTAACCATAGAGATTCGGCGGAGACATCGCGCTGGACGTCGCAACCCCCGATGTGTCGTACATGCTACGCGGTCCGTAGACCGCTGCCGAGCTCGCGAATACCATTTTTTGCAACTGCTC
The Pirellulaceae bacterium genome window above contains:
- a CDS encoding NAD-dependent epimerase/dehydratase family protein, yielding MNPVFVTGPTGCIGAATVRYLLDNGVERVIGLSRRSDASRIDERLRDRITLIAGDVTDIGMIRDVLREHQPSQIIHLAAFQTPDCDALPLGGLQVNVGGTMALLQAASECSEQLQKMVFASSAAVYGPRSMYDTSGVATSSAMSPPNLYGYWKVAGEGMAQAFHHETGIATVSLRLATTYGPGRDQGLTAAPTTALKAVAAGRPFRIPYEGREHYHFVDDVGAGFGQAAIEPFDGYGVFNLRGQTVEGTEFLRIVRDVAAELEISPVDVDIDDGVVANLFVCDLDDEATRQAFPKMPLTTLRDGIRRSLVYFTDLERSNQSDS
- a CDS encoding phytanoyl-CoA dioxygenase family protein, with product MSPTELCLTDSKNKGEEVVPNFKELRASNDAENDGVELQKRMDEDGYLFFRQLQDPDKLRQLRREMLTVMQQGGWLIPGTDPSEGIVNLNARCTEGDLEYTEVYHKVYKLQSFHQSGHWPEVMHLLRQIMDCEVMPQPQKVARLWFPKYTDHTTPVHQDFVHFQGTFRNLTCWAPVGDCPRELGGLAVLRGSHKVRRVLEHHFSLGAGSLHLNSDEHAELGGDWRSTDYEIGDTLIFPALTVHQALPNLTEDRLRVSLDNRYQRVGDPIAEHMLTPHLSNFSPISWEDVYRGWSSDEGKYYWQELDNPVVPRDASYSNHGFDEAMELARAGDRKAKHHLERISRRDPDSEQGRRASAVLADLP
- a CDS encoding mandelate racemase/muconate lactonizing enzyme family protein, producing MLTRRQFLATTAVGAASCYLPRRRLWAEDPAIEKKMKGARSALRISEIQAHEVLLPYHPYNALNLQRYHGPGIQVRSVFVVKTNAGFEGIGENWGHSYLNDEEIAKYLGTDPFDWVGDLNCLPLNMAIYDLMGKFLELPAWKLIGPKFRSRIPVAAWTVSLPPEAMALEVKSVSERGYHWLKYHVDELQNVIDQTIAMQDVAPKGFRVHYDFNANSTYERIQPLIKKLEKFPIVGRIEDPIVTTDRSGWRRLRAKTKLPLLVHHGPADFMIDGLCDGLMAGHAPIGAAAKAAAVAEATELPIMLQQCGGTINQSFLAHEAAVFKMAAIDHVNLAHLWADDVTVERMPVVDGHVTVLEEPGLGLTIDKKKLKQYARKRAPAQKPFLVRIRYQSGLTILCRHDPKPGSQDNLRLLERLLGKPIPGPTPGYDNDVATDFWDDVDSPEFQQRWKETETGPLVIGS